From the Nerophis ophidion isolate RoL-2023_Sa linkage group LG18, RoL_Noph_v1.0, whole genome shotgun sequence genome, one window contains:
- the LOC133536793 gene encoding C2 domain-containing protein 3-like isoform X7: MNSQRLRSVKVGDYKKKVPSDVSPSTSLPPLVEGQLSCFLRVTVSQLIWTTPNPPLATFVRLRWWGESSNGTSFNPRDASLSLQKNIRTTARFPVHLSTKQFVSYLADMGSLTLEVLNKQDHLLIAQAQVTEIARLCQLHTISGFYTLLSPTSQKLGELEVSLSLEPLVEVHESISSAPTADFSTEALQVSSLATTSVEPADLKASSEKKSELCSKGTTARKKEHMISQTTQVDKDERVENVKLVEKRGMAVIPSSPKPCAQPSNDILSVILERGSKLRDAMVVSALKFDTGPASVLTDFQLPLQRDNTQPPSMPSPSTMFLENILPGKSALKHVNDVVAGGIRPGEMDHIAVDLVLGRLKTPPPPLSGVEALYPESLSTHSSVCGDSELSDPQYDQSLLEHLFYKTPMSDSRLDDAEVDVQKQKNSSSRTKNQLRQLECRMSDNPVEELHNSLGEVDVLLSPEQMMFLSLIRQANVSIDSMSVPTESATLPARKYMSKGKAPLLQRNKKCTYFVEYTLPKTSLSSRRGRNITGEGESTRVVSSKVTEGVVTFHQRSVFPVRFSKTAIEKWWAMDLLFKIYSRRIDQKKAVPVGQATYPLRRLLRSKQLSQSLALPVHGIEDNSETKELGLLRVLLELSTNSRESPETLPHIICSPQRESSRVSICAEDLSVNSLEDFTENVPIQQKGFKVASPHLNPHTASPRRSQQQMEEDPEVLLHMLLMVPDGKNFNCGPMQAVNVYFNCKLFWCDEMARSVVSWGRVNPSFNFAQVTPVALTAKLLERMKDNVMVIEVWQKTGSSSEEKLLGLVKLPLHQFYMSFRDSKIAQLLLRAQYPVLGVDCYLPVMDVFSSTCNGHLRVTLAMGRFEQVLALQRTREDEIHSLGCPVRPVHLLDHQPHPPAKVTPAQARAMKEHVFMIKVEKVSGLTPLQSTVWGEADCYVQYSFPCQEGAEIDAALDEHYTNLRPFRTTTTLCVPDPAFGHTETHVLLAPEGVPVQKLLLSSLSIQGLSSGGGVHFEVWCRYYYPNVRDQLVAKGILPLSKLCAIVTMQGQHGDEAQMFSLPLLPRADNNLMHQPQPSGLLDVCIRYKCRPVRADVQTGRGAASNVVTLVVQVHRGSGLQAAARVISQHDERYSYFAVVGVNSYVTVQLSFLPEEEQRCTRLTARTFCPEYNYHTEVCCDMLVHKSGGETFSLAEQLAEAVAIFTVWNRDNRKGNTFNPPNVILGTVKIPLLDLLRKTTGISGWFGVYTPLESTQTQHTLVGGLEISVAFSHHSERERVIRAALDLGWEPLQIQNDNEWLNEQGDWEHHTRKISLTFSIPRVWIPVHCLLLPGHEELQRSTYCYFRYKFYEQEAVCSQMKHPCVTEGSEATVTFQGSRTVELMSSQPLLWYLQEERLEVQVWVAFQKDKSQRPRDTDRLVGSAFIGLSSLAKTHQQKLSVSGVYPLFRRSAMDLQGAALRVHISLSVGRAPTVEDNQADSDSQEEILLVATEPAHRTPPPSPPKISNLESPINSSETTAHVAIPQPSKICEEDSFLVEIAVDRAMHINLKDCPKSGSSEGASFLCVSYITADSAEPVSTAVVANTNRATWNHQHKCRLYKQLLIDPEQSLVFKVWHKDSRGEVEQVIGFASVHLSPLLSGFQSVCGWYNLMDFNGQCNGQLKVSITPLKWVQNLRGQRKASSDKAGQNSSDLSQAAPCSYQTNATYNSFPSHISQYPEQHISSPDHLGRLFLKTESDRHQEHMQKVRLHHQSLQEQTETHLVCSSSNSGDINLPSSVVFSTLRKNLSELDKINQYFFSKMGKRDFSPTRERDCLHEKDTHKENELHLPSQQVHNGQFRLPTSTVLHSNSTSSPTKDKTSGIDLEIISSPRDPCMFSQESTSCPTTSAGLVAQNVPEVEAEDTGSEACRSPCSSEDDEEDYEEFVVEPRHLNELTTLTDKTSPWNSIVSDSVSIASECPEAELSQDNEDKSQNKRQESIRKDAGEASQSHSSDSFDGLLEEASDTDSDQDVTLQTVNANMAGDAGSLPDEALQADNPRLQVLVPNFFLPPRQLETSLMGIRLAPSFANSSSDTNKTFPLHPEN, encoded by the exons GTGTCCCTGAGTTTGGAGCCCCTGGTTGAGGTCCATGAGAGCATCAGCTCAGCGCCAACTGCAGATTTCAGCACTGAAGCACTTCAGGTCTCCTCGCTGGCCACTACGTCTGTGGAGCCTGCAGATCTTAAAGCGAGCAGTGAAAAAAAATCTGAGCTTTGCAGCAAAGGAACCACAGCAAG AAAGAAAGAGCACATGATTTCCCAAACCACCCAGGTGGATAAAGATGAGCGAGTAGAGAATGTGAAGCTGGTAGAGAAACGCGGAATGGCTGTGATTCCTTCCAGTCCGAAACCCTGTGCCCAACCGAGCAATGACATCCTCTCAG TTATTCTAGAACGTGGGAGCAAACTTAGGGACGCCATGGTGGTTTCAGCATTGAAATTTGACACTGGTCCTGCGTCGGTTCTGACTGACTTTCAACTCCCACTGCAGAGGGACAACACCCAACCACCCTCCAT GCCCTCTCCATCTACAATGTTCCTGGAAAATATCCTGCCTGGCAAGTCAGCTCTCAAGCACGTAAATGACGTTGTCGCAGGAGGTATCCGTCCTGGTGAGATGGATCACATAGCTGTGGATCTCGTCCTCGGCAG GTTGAAGACACCTCCTCCACCGCTCAGTGGGGTTGAAGCCCTTTACCCTGAATCTCTGTCCACTCATAGCAGTGTTTGCGGAGACAGCGAGCTCAGCGACCCACAATATGATCAGAGCTTGCTGGAGCATTTGTTTTATAAAACACCT ATGTCAGATTCAAGACTAGATGACGCAGAGGTGGACGTTCAAAAGCAGAAAAACAGTTCATCCAGGACCAAGAATCAGTTAAGACAGTTAGAGTGCAGGATGAGCGACAA TCCAGTTGAAGAGCTCCATAACTCTCTGGGTGAAGTTGATGTTCTTTTAAGTCCGGAGCAGATGATGTTTCTGAGCTTGATACGACAGGCCAATGTGAGCATCGACTCCATGAGCGTCCCAACAGAAAGCGCAACGCTCCCAGCAAGAAAGTACATGAGCAAAGGGAAAGCTCCTTTACTGCAACGTAATAAAAAGTG CACTTATTTTGTCGAGTATACGTTACCAAAGACTTCCTTATCCAGTCGACGTGGTCGAAATATTACAGGAGAGGGGGAGTCGACCAGAGTTGTTTCCAGCAAAGTCACAGAAGGAG TGGTGACGTTCCATCAGCGCTCCGTGTTTCCTGTGCGCTTCAGTAAAACCGCCATTGAAAAGTGGTGGGCAATGGATCTCCTTTTCAAAATTTACTCCAGAAGAATTGACCAAAAAAAG GCGGTTCCTGTCGGACAAGCCACATATCCACTGCGCCGTCTACTGCGGAGCAAGCAGCTCAGCCAATCTCTTGCTCTACCAGTGCACGGTATAGAGGACAACAGCGAAACAAAGGAACTAGGACTTCTCAGG GTGCTGTTAGAACTTTCTACCAACAGCAGAGAATCTCCTGAAACATTACCACACATTATTTGCAGTCCTCAAAGAGAGTCTTCGCGTGTCAGCATTTGCGCAGAGGACTTATCCGTCAACTCTTTAGAAGATTTCACAGAGAATGTCCCCATCCAGCAGAAAGGCTTCAAAGTAGCCTCTCCACATCTTAACCCCCACACAGCCTCTCCTCGTAGATCTCAGCAGCAGATGGAGGAAGACCCAGAGGTCTTATTGCATATGCTGCTCATGGTGCCAGACGGAAAGAACTTCAACTGTGGGCCCATGCAGGCTGTTAATGTCTACTTCAACTGTAAGCTCTTTTGGTGCGATGAGATGGCGAGGTCTGTGGTCAGCTGGGGGCGTGTAAACCCTTCCTTTAACTTTGCTCAG GTAACTCCTGTGGCTTTGACTGCAAAGCTACTGGAGAGGATGAAGGACAATGTGATGGTAATTGAAGTGTGGCAGAAAACCGGAAGCTCCAGTGAGGAGAAACTACTCGGTCTTGTCAAACTACCTCTCCACCAGTTCTACATGTCATTTAG GGACTCCAAGATTGCCCAACTTCTTCTACGGGCACAGTACCCTGTTTTAGGGGTGGACTGCTACCTCCCAGTCATGGATGTGTTCTCCAGCACTTGTAATGGACACCTCAGGGTCACTCTGGCTATGGGCCGTTTCGAGCAGGTACTCGCTCTGCAGCGCACCAGAGAAGACGAAATCCACTCACTGGGCTGCCCCGTGAGACCGGTGCATCTGCTTGATCACCAGCCTCATCCACCAGCAAag GTGACTCCAGCGCAAGCACGAGCAATGAAAGAGCATGTGTTTATGATTAAGGTTGAGAAGGTCTCTGGGCTGACACCTCTCCAATCAACGGTGTGGGGTGAGGCTGACTGTTACGTCCAGTACAGTTTCCCTTGTCAGGAAGGTGCAGAAATCGACGCAGCCCTGGATGAGCATT ACACCAACCTGAGGCCCTTTCGTACCACCACCACTCTCTGTGTTCCTGACCCAGCATTTGGCCATACAGAGACACACGTGCTTTTGGCTCCTGAGGGCGTCCCAGTCCAAAAGCTGCTGCTCAGCTCTCTTTCAATACAAGGCCTGAGCAGCGGAGGGGGTGTCCATTTTGAAGTGTGGTGCAG ATACTATTACCCGAATGTCAGAGACCAGCTAGTGGCCAAAGGAATTCTCCCCCTGTCCAAGTTGTGTGCCATAGTCACAATGCAGGGACAGCATGGTGATGAGGCCCAGATGTTTTCTTTGCCTCTGCTACCGAGGGCAGACAACAACTTGATGCACCAGCCTCAGCCGTCTG GCTTGCTTGATGTGTGCATCCGGTACAAGTGCCGTCCCGTGAGAGCTGATGTGCAGACTGGCAGAGGAGCTGCCTCTAATGTGGTGACACTGGTGGTTCAAGTGCATAGAGGGTCCGGTTTGCAGGCAGCAGCCAG AGTTATATCCCAACACGACGAGAGGTACAGTTACTTTGCTGTCGTAGGAGTGAACTCCTACGTCACCGTCCAGTTGTCCTTCTTGCCCGAGGAAGAGCAAAGGTGCACCCGTTTGACTGCCAGGACCTTCTGCCCAGAGTATAACTACCACACAGAGGTTTGCTGCGACATGCTCGTACACAAGAGCGGCGGGGAGACCTTCAGTCTGGCGGAGCAGCTGGCAGAAGCTGTTGCCATCTTCACTGTTTGGAATAGAGACAACCGCAAAG GCAATACTTTCAACCCTCCAAATGTGATTTTGGGCACAGTGAAAATTCCGCTGCTTGATCTCCTCCGGAAAACAACAG GTATTTCAGGCTGGTTTGGGGTCTACACGCCCCTGGAATCCACACAAACTCAGCACACCCTGGTTGGCGGCCTTGAGATCTCAGTCGCCTTTTCCCACCACTCCGAGCGGGAACGGGTCATTAGGGCTGCTCTGGATTTGGGTTGGGAGCCACTTCAGATCCAGAATGACAATGAATGGCTTAACGAACAGGGAGACTGGGAACACCACACAAGGAAAATATCCCTGACCTTTTCCATACCCAGGGTTTGGATCCCTGTGCACTGCTTGCTCCTGCCGGGACATGAGGAGCTACAGCGATCCACATACTGCTACTTTCGCTACAAATTCTATGAGCAGGAGGCCGTCTGCTCGCAGATGAAACACCCGTGTGTGACTGAGGGCAGCGAGGCCACCGTGACCTTCCAAGGAAGTCGCACTGTTGAGCTAATGAGCTCCCAGCCTTTGTTGTGGTACCTTCAAGAGGAGCGGCTGGAGGTTCAGGTATGGGTTGCTTTCCAGAAAGACAAAAGCCAGCGGCCCCGTGACACTGACCGCCTGGTGGGCTCTGCTTTTATTGGTCTGTCCTCCCTTGCAAAGACACACCAGCAGAAGTTGTCTGTCAGCG GAGTGTATCCACTGTTCAGACGCTCGGCGATGGACCTGCAGGGTGCCGCTCTAAGGGTGCACATCAGCCTGTCGGTAGGCCGTGCGCCGACTGTAGAGGACAACCAAGCGGACTCTGATAGCCAGGAAGAGATCTTATTAGTGGCGACAGAGCCAGCACATCGTACTCCCCCACCTTCCCCTCCAAAAATATCCAATTTGGAAAGTCCGATCAACTCGAGTGAGACAACTGCACATGTCGCTATACCTCAGCCGTCCAAAATTTGTGAGGAAGATTCCTTCTTGGTGGAAATTGCAGTGGACAGGGCAATGCACATTAATCTGAAAG ATTGTCCGAAATCTGGGAGCAGTGAAGGGGCATCATTTCTCTGCGTCTCTTACATCACTGCTGACTCTGCAGAACCAGTGTCCACGGCTGTGGTGGCCAACACAAACCGTGCCACCTGGAACCATCAGCATAAATGCCG GCTTTACAAGCAGCTGCTAATTGATCCAGAGCAAAGCCTGGTGTTCAAAGTTTGGCATAAAGACAGCAGAGGAG AAGTGGAGCAGGTGATTGGGTTTGCCTCTGTACACCTGTCCCCTTTACTGTCTGGGTTCCAGTCAGTATGCGGCTGGTACAATCTCATGGATTTCAATGGTCAGTGTAATGGTCAGCTTAAAGTCTCCATCACACCACTGAAGTGGGTCCAAAACTTGCGTGGGCAGAGAAAAGCTTCCAGTGACAAAGCTGGCCAAAACTCAAGT GATTTATCCCAGGCTGCACCATGCAGCTACCAGACAAATGCCACGTACAACAGCTTTCCTTCTCACATCAGCCAATACCCTGAGCAGCACATCTCATCGCCTGACCACTTGGGCAGACTATTTCTCAAAAC TGAGAGCGACCGTCACCAAGAGCACATGCAGAAAGTGCGTCTTCATCATCAGAGTCTTCAGGAACAAACTGAGACTCATTTGGTCTGTAGCAGCAGCAACAGTGGCGACATCAACCTTCCCAGCTCTGTGGTCTTTTCAACACTCAG GAAGAATCTGAGCGAGCTGGACAAAATCAACCAATATTTCTTCAGTAAGATGGGTAAACGTGATTTTTCGCCCACAAGGGAACGGGACTGTCTTCACGAGAAAGACACCCATAAGGAAAATGAGCTACATCTTCCATCCCAACAAGTCCACAACG GTCAATTCCGACTACCAACTTCCACCGTCCTCCACAGCAACTCAACATCTTCTCCCACCAAAGACAAGACCTCAGGCATTGATCTAGAGATCATCTCCAGTCCACGCGACCCTTGCATGTTTTCCCAGGAATCCACATCTTGTCCAACGACATCTGCAGGCCTCGTCGCGCAGAACGTGCCCGAGGTAGAAGCAGAAGACACGGGCAGTGAAGCATGTCGATCACCATGCAGTAGTGAGGATGACGAGGAAGATTACGAGGAATTTGTCGTGGAGCCGAGGCATTTGAACGAGTTGACAACTTTGACGGATAAGACCAGTCCTTGGAATAGCATCGTGTCAGACTCTGTTTCAATTGCCTCTGAGTGCCCAGAGGCTGAACTGAGTCAGGATAATGAAGATAAAAGTCAAAACAAAAGACAGGAATCCATCAGGAAAGACGCAGGAGAGGCGAGCCAAAGCCATTCCAGTGACAGTTTTGATGGTCTGTTAGAAGAGGCATCAGACACAGACAGCGACCAGGATGTTACGCTGCAAACTGTCAATGCCAACATGGCGGGTGATGCTGGGTCATTGCCCGATGAGGCTTTGCAGGCCGACAACCCCAGACTCCAAGT CTTGGTCCCCAACTTTTTCCTGCCCCCACGCCAGCTGGAAACCTCTCTAATGGGCATTCGCTTAGCGCCCTCATTCGCTAATTCGTCCAGCGACACG AACAAAACATTTCCTCTCCACCCTGAAAATTAA